A window of the Fodinibius sp. Rm-B-1B1-1 genome harbors these coding sequences:
- a CDS encoding monovalent cation/H+ antiporter subunit D family protein has translation MELTYIPLLAVLVSLAAVPFILLSSNKPNLREFWTIAAGVIKFLLVLTLVPSALDGETVKITLLEIAPNLPLVLEADSFGVFFAIIASGLWIFTSFYSIGYMRGHDEKKQTRYFASFAICLSSTIGIAFSGNLLTFIIFYEMLTLATYPLVIHSENKKAIAAGRKYLTYTLTAGLLLIAAAGITYSITGTLDFQAGGIFGDVELSHSMAVTIFLLFLGGVGVKAGIMPLHSWLPSAMAAPTPVSALLHAVAVVKSGVFGVIRVIGFIFGPDVMATFGLNEILMVLAGFTVIVASLLAFAQDNLKRRLAYSTVGHLSYIVLGAALLTETGLIGSIMHISTHATMKITLFFCAGAIMVNLHKKDISNMNGIASVMPWTMGAFTIGSMGLAGIPPINGFVSKWYLGAGVLEGDMMIPLIILVISGLLNVGYFFPIIHRAYFKKGGPELEGHTEASPFMVVPLTGTAILSVLFGIYPDLFFNFFDLATEIASTIF, from the coding sequence ATGGAGCTTACGTATATCCCTTTATTAGCAGTGTTGGTATCGCTTGCCGCGGTGCCGTTTATATTGCTGAGTTCTAACAAGCCGAATCTTCGTGAATTCTGGACGATAGCAGCTGGAGTAATCAAATTCCTGCTTGTCCTTACGCTTGTTCCCTCAGCCTTAGATGGTGAAACCGTCAAAATTACGCTCTTGGAGATTGCTCCCAATCTACCGTTGGTGCTCGAAGCTGATTCTTTTGGTGTATTTTTTGCAATTATTGCTTCGGGCTTATGGATATTTACGTCCTTTTATTCTATCGGCTATATGCGGGGACATGACGAGAAAAAACAAACCCGCTACTTTGCCAGCTTCGCCATTTGTCTATCTTCAACAATCGGGATCGCCTTTTCAGGTAATCTGCTGACCTTCATTATCTTTTATGAGATGCTGACTCTGGCTACTTATCCGTTGGTCATCCACAGCGAAAACAAAAAAGCCATTGCAGCCGGGCGAAAATATTTAACATACACCCTTACAGCCGGACTCTTACTTATTGCTGCAGCGGGAATCACTTACTCTATTACTGGAACGCTCGATTTCCAGGCCGGCGGTATTTTTGGCGATGTTGAACTATCGCACTCAATGGCCGTAACGATTTTCTTGCTCTTTTTAGGCGGTGTTGGGGTAAAAGCAGGCATTATGCCACTACACAGCTGGTTACCTTCAGCAATGGCAGCCCCTACTCCCGTTAGTGCCCTGCTCCACGCAGTGGCCGTAGTAAAATCCGGAGTGTTTGGCGTTATTCGCGTGATAGGATTTATCTTTGGTCCCGATGTTATGGCAACCTTTGGACTCAATGAAATTTTGATGGTCTTGGCAGGCTTTACCGTTATTGTAGCATCACTATTAGCTTTTGCCCAAGACAACCTTAAACGACGATTGGCCTACTCAACAGTAGGACATCTGTCTTACATTGTGTTAGGTGCGGCCCTGCTAACCGAAACAGGACTGATTGGTAGCATCATGCATATTTCAACACACGCTACCATGAAAATTACCCTGTTTTTCTGTGCCGGTGCTATTATGGTAAATCTGCACAAAAAGGATATTAGCAACATGAACGGCATTGCCAGTGTTATGCCGTGGACAATGGGAGCCTTTACGATTGGCTCTATGGGATTGGCCGGCATTCCCCCCATTAATGGATTTGTAAGTAAATGGTACCTTGGAGCCGGTGTCTTAGAAGGCGACATGATGATTCCACTTATCATATTAGTAATTAGTGGATTGCTGAATGTGGGATATTTCTTTCCCATTATTCATCGAGCGTATTTTAAGAAAGGCGGTCCAGAACTTGAAGGCCACACCGAGGCCTCGCCTTTCATGGTCGTTCCGCTCACAGGTACCGCAATACTTTCGGTATTATTTGGGATTTATCCCGACCTGTTTTTCAACTTTTTTGACTTAGCAACAGAAATAGCTTCAACCATTTTTTAA
- a CDS encoding Na(+)/H(+) antiporter subunit D, which yields MIVELLSVPAIILILGAFLLPLIPERIRSSAFILFPLIALGVLWTLPEGSLVQLPFASYELHLLTVDALSRIFGTIFVMIAIIGGIYAFHIKDLGQQTSALAYAGGALGVTFAGDFFSLFFFWEIMAAASTWLIWARQTEASDKAGMRYVLVHIFGGGLFMTGILLHLNGGGSFLIESLEQTYTVANVFMLLGVGLNSAIPPLHAWLADAYPKATITGAVFMSAFTTKSAVYVLIRLFPGWDILIYWGVAMALYGVVYAVLVNDIREILAYHIVSQVGYMVAGVGIGTEMAINGTTAHAFSHILYKSLLFMGAGAVIYATGKSKLTELGGFAKKMPVVVGLYMIGAFSISGFPFFNGFISKSMVVSAAGAAHLPTIMLLLILASVGTFLHTGLKLPYFTWFGEKKSDFSVSDVPLNMKIAMGMGAFFCTLFGVYPALLYNYLPYAVDYTPYTIYHFVEMMQILVFTFVGFWLLRKKLEGSPHIAIDTDWFYRRPADAVQYAFVELPNRFYGFVEQRSLKIAGGLSRFSKNPLQLLPFGSSNPDGKKEIKSDDFSASIGAALAFILFGFIVASLVVLL from the coding sequence ATGATCGTTGAGCTTCTTTCAGTACCAGCAATAATACTTATTTTAGGGGCATTTCTGCTTCCGCTGATCCCGGAACGCATACGCAGTTCCGCATTTATACTATTTCCATTGATCGCATTGGGCGTACTGTGGACACTCCCTGAAGGAAGCTTAGTTCAACTGCCTTTTGCCAGTTATGAGCTGCACCTGCTTACCGTGGATGCCCTAAGTCGTATCTTTGGGACGATTTTTGTAATGATTGCCATTATTGGTGGTATTTACGCTTTTCATATCAAAGACCTTGGCCAGCAGACTTCTGCCCTTGCGTATGCCGGTGGGGCCCTTGGTGTTACCTTTGCCGGTGATTTCTTTAGCCTATTCTTCTTCTGGGAGATCATGGCTGCCGCTTCAACCTGGTTGATCTGGGCCCGACAAACTGAAGCTTCTGACAAGGCTGGAATGCGATATGTTCTTGTTCATATTTTTGGCGGTGGCCTGTTTATGACTGGGATTTTACTGCACCTTAACGGAGGCGGATCATTCCTTATCGAAAGTTTAGAACAGACCTATACCGTCGCTAATGTTTTCATGCTGCTGGGGGTTGGGTTGAACTCAGCGATTCCTCCCTTGCACGCTTGGTTAGCTGATGCTTATCCGAAAGCAACCATTACCGGTGCTGTATTTATGAGTGCTTTCACCACAAAATCAGCGGTCTATGTATTAATTCGATTATTCCCCGGCTGGGATATCTTAATCTACTGGGGAGTAGCCATGGCGCTTTACGGAGTCGTTTACGCGGTACTTGTAAACGACATCCGCGAAATTCTGGCCTATCACATTGTCAGTCAGGTTGGGTATATGGTAGCCGGTGTTGGCATTGGTACCGAAATGGCCATCAATGGAACTACGGCACATGCCTTTAGTCATATCCTATACAAGTCACTACTATTTATGGGAGCCGGTGCCGTTATTTATGCGACCGGCAAAAGCAAGCTTACAGAACTTGGAGGATTTGCCAAGAAGATGCCAGTAGTTGTAGGCTTGTATATGATCGGAGCTTTTTCTATCTCCGGATTCCCCTTCTTTAATGGATTTATCAGTAAGTCAATGGTGGTAAGTGCTGCCGGTGCAGCTCACCTCCCGACGATTATGTTACTGCTTATTTTGGCATCAGTTGGTACGTTCTTACACACCGGCCTCAAACTTCCATACTTCACTTGGTTTGGTGAAAAGAAGAGTGATTTTAGCGTCTCCGACGTCCCATTAAACATGAAGATAGCAATGGGTATGGGCGCCTTTTTCTGTACGCTATTCGGCGTTTATCCCGCTCTGCTGTACAACTATCTACCCTACGCTGTTGACTATACGCCCTACACCATCTACCACTTTGTGGAGATGATGCAGATACTGGTATTTACTTTTGTAGGATTCTGGTTACTCCGCAAAAAGCTGGAAGGGTCACCACACATCGCCATTGATACAGATTGGTTCTATCGCCGTCCGGCTGATGCAGTTCAATATGCTTTTGTAGAACTTCCCAACCGTTTTTATGGCTTTGTTGAGCAACGTTCTCTCAAAATTGCAGGGGGACTATCACGCTTTTCCAAAAATCCACTGCAGCTGTTACCATTCGGCTCGTCCAACCCTGATGGGAAGAAAGAAATCAAATCAGACGACTTCTCGGCTTCCATTGGTGCGGCCCTGGCATTTATCCTTTTCGGATTTATCGTCGCCAGCTTAGTAGTCTTATTATAG